A genome region from Nitrospira sp. includes the following:
- a CDS encoding prolipoprotein diacylglyceryl transferase family protein has protein sequence MTVNNAAAMLLTLLYAGLFWWAFRVLPREGWQFLATVPRSRRPDGQWTGLNLTYYGAFTASAVLIAVAFVIVLLGSVAVSLESILCLSVIMLGACVPAAKILARVIEGKANTLTIGGASMFGLFLAPWIVAAMNTVFHAMGGAVIPLPAVLATVAIAYAFGEGTGRLACLSFGCCYGAPLNQSHPWLSKLFAQHHAMFVGPTRKAAYERNLEAVPLVPIQAMTAAVSVAAGMAGLWLFFSGRMVAAFVVTVVVTQVWRIGSEYVRADYRGEGTVSWYQLLSVAGIVYVVILAAWLADVPHVSPDLPRGIRLLWQPGVILCLQGLWLGIFVFTGRSRVTTATLSLHVVKDQI, from the coding sequence ATGACCGTCAATAATGCGGCTGCCATGCTGTTGACCCTGCTGTATGCGGGGCTGTTCTGGTGGGCCTTTCGGGTCTTGCCGCGCGAAGGATGGCAGTTCCTGGCGACGGTCCCTCGATCACGGCGTCCGGACGGCCAGTGGACGGGCCTTAATCTGACGTATTACGGAGCGTTCACAGCCAGTGCGGTGCTGATCGCGGTGGCGTTCGTCATCGTGCTTCTGGGGAGCGTCGCGGTGTCGTTGGAATCCATCCTCTGTCTGTCCGTGATCATGCTTGGCGCTTGCGTACCGGCGGCGAAAATCCTGGCTCGGGTCATCGAAGGCAAAGCCAATACCTTGACGATCGGCGGCGCGTCTATGTTCGGGTTGTTTCTGGCGCCCTGGATCGTGGCGGCGATGAATACCGTGTTTCACGCGATGGGGGGGGCGGTCATACCGCTGCCCGCCGTGTTGGCGACTGTCGCGATTGCGTATGCGTTCGGGGAGGGGACGGGGCGTCTGGCTTGTCTCAGCTTCGGCTGTTGTTATGGAGCGCCTCTGAATCAGAGTCATCCCTGGCTGTCCAAATTGTTTGCGCAGCATCATGCGATGTTTGTCGGCCCCACCAGGAAGGCCGCCTACGAACGCAACCTGGAGGCCGTCCCGCTGGTACCGATTCAAGCGATGACCGCCGCCGTGTCTGTCGCAGCGGGCATGGCCGGGCTCTGGCTGTTCTTCAGTGGCCGGATGGTGGCGGCATTCGTGGTGACGGTAGTGGTCACGCAGGTGTGGCGCATCGGATCGGAATATGTGCGCGCCGACTATCGGGGCGAGGGAACGGTATCGTGGTACCAACTGCTTTCGGTTGCCGGCATCGTGTACGTCGTGATACTGGCTGCCTGGCTGGCGGACGTGCCGCACGTTTCGCCGGATCTGCCGCGCGGGATCCGGCTTCTGTGGCAACCCGGTGTGATTCTGTGTTTGCAGGGTTTGTGGCTCGGCATCTTTGTGTTCACCGGCCGAAGTCGGGTCACGACGGCAACTCTGTCTCTGCATGTCGTGAAGGATCAGATTTGA
- a CDS encoding tetratricopeptide repeat protein has product MIGRRPSRSRLASVIGLTCWMLNVSAWAEHESLPSDYPASLEREVAVLQSQIATSGETVQRLIAGAGLYLDIADDLFEDAPQKRLAYESAAEMAKRALQLEEPNAQAHFLYAAALGSAERIKGLANAGLVLGEIKEHVRRAIELDPDHAQALQMMGGLCAELPWLLGGREKEAESYLRRAIAADGRYTNAHLILARLLIKQGRPAEARTHLDAVLHVEHPHYPYAWQRRFRPEAERLLKTLSP; this is encoded by the coding sequence TTGATCGGCCGACGACCATCTAGGTCTCGGTTGGCGTCCGTCATCGGTCTGACGTGCTGGATGTTGAATGTTTCCGCGTGGGCGGAGCATGAGTCTCTGCCGTCGGACTACCCGGCCTCGCTGGAGCGGGAGGTGGCTGTTCTGCAATCGCAGATCGCCACAAGCGGGGAAACGGTACAACGGTTGATCGCAGGCGCCGGCTTGTATCTCGATATTGCCGATGACTTGTTCGAGGACGCGCCACAGAAACGTCTCGCCTATGAATCGGCAGCGGAGATGGCGAAGCGTGCCTTGCAACTCGAAGAGCCGAACGCCCAGGCACATTTTCTCTACGCGGCGGCACTGGGAAGCGCGGAGCGAATAAAAGGCCTCGCCAATGCCGGCCTGGTGTTGGGCGAAATCAAAGAGCATGTCCGTCGGGCGATCGAACTTGATCCGGACCACGCGCAGGCGCTCCAAATGATGGGTGGCCTTTGTGCGGAGTTGCCTTGGCTGTTGGGGGGACGCGAGAAGGAAGCCGAGTCGTACCTGCGGCGCGCCATTGCGGCTGATGGCCGCTATACCAATGCCCATCTCATTCTAGCCCGACTCCTCATCAAGCAGGGCCGACCGGCGGAAGCGCGTACACATCTCGACGCGGTGCTCCATGTCGAACACCCGCATTATCCGTATGCCTGGCAACGCAGATTTCGGCCGGAAGCGGAACGATTACTTAAGACCCTATCCCCTTAG
- a CDS encoding phosphatidylserine decarboxylase, translating into MIAPHQYIERETSLIRTERFCGDRWLNWAYRALWEDADWLMKALTSQRTTQVLGFFNYDRPFTATRAAVSKCARALEIDLSECLDPYDRLNTRRRLFQRRLRYWQVRPMADDPRAIVSPADARLLLGSFADDSSLFLKGKFFDYDELLGRDRSRWRRLFQQGDWAIFRLTPDKYHYNHSPVSGRVLDCYEISGRYHSCNPGPVVVAATPYSKNKRVVTIIDTEVPGGSRVGVVAMIEIVALMIGHIDQCYSAVAYDDPRPVQIGMMIERGRPKSLYRPGSSTDVLLFEPGRVAFCDDLVRNRFRSGVQSRFSQGFGRTLVETDVRVRSTIGWKRDGAPDDRQ; encoded by the coding sequence ATGATCGCGCCGCATCAGTATATCGAACGCGAAACCAGCCTGATCAGGACCGAGCGGTTCTGCGGCGATCGGTGGCTCAATTGGGCCTACCGCGCACTCTGGGAGGATGCGGACTGGTTGATGAAGGCCTTGACCTCGCAACGCACGACGCAGGTGTTGGGCTTCTTCAACTACGACCGGCCGTTTACCGCGACCCGGGCGGCGGTGTCGAAGTGCGCCCGGGCGTTGGAGATCGACCTGTCGGAATGCCTGGACCCTTACGATCGGTTGAATACACGGCGACGTCTTTTTCAACGGCGGTTGCGGTACTGGCAGGTGCGGCCGATGGCCGACGATCCACGGGCCATCGTGTCTCCGGCCGATGCCCGATTGCTTCTTGGCTCCTTTGCAGACGACTCCTCGCTGTTTCTCAAAGGGAAATTTTTCGACTACGACGAACTGCTTGGCCGTGACCGATCCCGATGGCGGCGGTTGTTTCAGCAGGGGGACTGGGCGATCTTCCGGCTGACGCCTGACAAGTATCACTACAACCACAGTCCGGTGTCGGGGAGAGTGCTGGACTGCTACGAAATTTCCGGCCGCTACCATTCCTGCAATCCCGGACCGGTGGTGGTGGCGGCCACGCCGTACTCGAAGAACAAGCGTGTGGTGACGATTATCGACACGGAGGTGCCGGGTGGGTCTCGCGTGGGGGTGGTGGCCATGATCGAGATCGTGGCGCTGATGATCGGCCACATCGATCAATGCTACTCCGCCGTCGCGTATGACGATCCCAGGCCCGTTCAGATCGGGATGATGATCGAACGAGGGCGTCCGAAAAGTCTCTACCGTCCGGGTAGCTCAACCGACGTGCTGTTGTTTGAGCCAGGCCGGGTGGCCTTTTGTGACGACCTTGTCCGGAATCGGTTTCGTTCCGGTGTGCAGAGCCGGTTTTCTCAAGGGTTTGGCCGGACCCTCGTCGAGACGGATGTGCGGGTGCGTTCGACGATCGGGTGGAAGCGCGACGGAGCTCCAGATGACCGTCAATAA